One genomic window of Leptotrichia shahii includes the following:
- a CDS encoding polysaccharide deacetylase family protein, with the protein MKKTFSVIGITLAIIGFLYSGVHIFGTTAKFIEHHSLESSVKKLTNEKDKKTAELAAVTKKNADVKAQYQKLKADKKIKTVYLTFDDGPSGHTDQILEILKKNNIKATFFVIGIGKNFKDYKKITDQGHAIGLHSFTHEYKKVYANEDSFFKEFYQIRDAIKSTTGQDVKIIRFPGGSSNAIASKALKTAIINRLTREGFVYFDWNCDSTDASGNNVPVAKLVKYGICTTHSDINVLMHDTNAKKTTVQALQQIIDGYKKAGYTFETLNVNSPKIQHVKQPEMN; encoded by the coding sequence ATGAAAAAAACATTTTCAGTCATTGGAATAACATTGGCTATAATAGGATTTTTGTATTCAGGAGTGCATATTTTTGGTACAACTGCAAAATTTATAGAACATCATAGTTTAGAATCAAGTGTAAAAAAATTAACTAACGAAAAAGATAAAAAAACTGCAGAACTGGCTGCCGTTACTAAAAAAAATGCTGATGTGAAAGCACAATATCAAAAGTTAAAAGCTGACAAGAAAATTAAAACAGTCTATTTGACATTTGATGATGGACCTTCAGGACATACTGATCAAATTCTTGAAATTTTGAAAAAAAATAATATAAAAGCTACGTTTTTTGTAATCGGAATCGGAAAAAACTTTAAAGACTACAAGAAAATAACTGATCAGGGACATGCTATTGGACTGCACAGCTTTACACATGAATATAAAAAAGTTTATGCAAATGAAGATAGTTTCTTTAAAGAATTTTATCAAATACGTGACGCTATAAAATCTACAACTGGGCAAGATGTAAAAATTATAAGATTTCCTGGAGGTTCTAGCAACGCTATTGCTTCAAAGGCTTTAAAAACTGCTATCATTAATAGATTGACAAGAGAAGGATTTGTTTATTTTGACTGGAACTGTGACAGCACAGATGCTTCAGGAAATAATGTACCTGTGGCAAAATTAGTAAAATACGGTATTTGTACAACTCATTCTGACATTAATGTACTAATGCACGATACAAATGCTAAGAAAACTACTGTTCAGGCTTTACAGCAAATTATAGATGGATATAAAAAAGCAGGATACACATTTGAAACACTTAATGTAAATAGCCCTAAAATTCAACATGTTAAACAACCTGAAATGAATTAA
- a CDS encoding septal ring lytic transglycosylase RlpA family protein produces MRKIITMFAGLVVSLSLVSETKTDETNIIYIKKEMMKAAESGPDLIVSKKSEISSEAKKFETKSKSSQSGVASYYGKRLHGSRTASGERHNSNEMVAAHKSLPFGTKVKVTNLSNGKEVVVKINDRGPFAKGRVIDLSYGAFSKIESPGKGLTKVKLEVLSNLN; encoded by the coding sequence ATGAGAAAAATAATTACTATGTTTGCAGGTCTGGTAGTTTCACTATCATTAGTTTCAGAAACAAAAACAGATGAAACAAATATAATTTACATAAAAAAAGAAATGATGAAAGCGGCTGAAAGCGGACCAGATTTAATCGTTTCAAAAAAATCCGAAATTTCTTCTGAAGCAAAAAAATTTGAAACAAAAAGTAAATCTTCACAAAGTGGAGTTGCTTCATATTATGGGAAAAGATTGCACGGAAGCAGAACGGCAAGTGGAGAAAGACATAATTCAAACGAAATGGTAGCTGCACATAAAAGTCTGCCATTTGGAACAAAAGTTAAAGTTACAAATTTAAGCAATGGGAAGGAAGTTGTTGTAAAGATAAATGATAGAGGACCTTTTGCAAAAGGACGTGTAATAGATTTAAGTTATGGAGCTTTTTCAAAAATTGAAAGTCCAGGAAAAGGATTAACAAAAGTAAAATTGGAAGTTCTGAGTAATTTAAATTAA
- the fabG gene encoding 3-oxoacyl-ACP reductase FabG: MLNGKIALVTGGSRGIGKEIALKFAENGATVISGDLIDPDYSHENVSHIKLNVTDRENIKEVAKEIKEKYGRLDILVNNAGITRDSLLQRMKEADWDLVIDINLKGVYNVMQGFVSLLLKSKASSVINMASVVGVDGNAGQTNYAATKGGVIAMAKTWAKEFGRKNLRANAIAPGFIETNMTHVLPEKIVENVLANTPLRKMGDAEDVANAALYLASDMSKFVTGQVLRVDGGLNL, from the coding sequence GTGTTAAATGGTAAAATTGCATTAGTTACAGGCGGTTCAAGAGGAATTGGAAAGGAAATTGCATTAAAATTTGCAGAAAATGGAGCTACAGTTATTTCTGGAGATTTAATTGATCCTGATTACAGCCACGAAAATGTGTCACATATAAAATTAAATGTTACAGATAGGGAAAATATTAAGGAAGTTGCAAAGGAAATCAAGGAAAAATATGGAAGACTGGATATTCTTGTAAATAATGCAGGAATTACAAGAGATTCTTTGCTTCAAAGAATGAAGGAAGCTGACTGGGATTTAGTAATTGATATTAACTTAAAAGGTGTTTACAACGTAATGCAAGGATTTGTTTCATTATTGTTAAAAAGTAAAGCCTCAAGTGTAATTAATATGGCTTCTGTTGTTGGAGTTGATGGAAATGCAGGACAAACTAACTATGCAGCTACCAAAGGTGGAGTAATTGCTATGGCAAAAACTTGGGCAAAGGAATTTGGTAGAAAAAATCTTAGAGCAAATGCAATTGCACCAGGGTTCATCGAAACAAATATGACTCACGTGTTACCCGAAAAAATTGTAGAAAATGTACTTGCAAATACTCCTCTTAGAAAAATGGGAGATGCTGAAGATGTAGCAAATGCAGCATTATATCTAGCAAGTGATATGTCTAAATTCGTTACAGGACAAGTATTAAGAGTTGACGGAGGATTGAACTTATAA
- a CDS encoding ribonuclease H family protein, whose protein sequence is MSKNQKFYAYFIIGTNENGILESWADCQKKVSGEKARYKSFKSLLEAQEWLNSGANYEKKEKKNLIELHSELEREAIYFDAGTGRGNGVEVRLTDFEGNSLLYKIMNKKNINEFGNYYVASTRTNNFGELVGIYIAFVYAKKYGTKIIFGDSSLVIEYWTKGRYNSSNLEKDTVELIKKTTLMRNEFEKKGGAVKKISGDVNPADLGFHK, encoded by the coding sequence ATGTCAAAAAATCAAAAATTTTATGCTTATTTCATTATAGGTACAAATGAAAATGGAATACTTGAAAGTTGGGCAGATTGTCAAAAAAAAGTAAGCGGTGAAAAAGCTCGTTATAAATCATTTAAAAGCCTTTTGGAAGCACAAGAATGGCTAAATTCTGGAGCAAATTATGAAAAAAAAGAAAAAAAGAATTTAATAGAATTGCATTCTGAACTGGAACGTGAAGCAATTTATTTTGATGCGGGAACAGGGCGAGGCAATGGCGTGGAAGTCAGATTAACTGATTTTGAGGGCAATTCACTGCTTTACAAGATTATGAATAAAAAAAATATCAATGAATTTGGAAACTATTATGTCGCCAGCACTAGAACAAACAATTTTGGTGAATTAGTTGGTATTTATATAGCTTTTGTCTATGCAAAAAAATATGGCACAAAAATAATTTTTGGAGATAGTTCATTAGTTATCGAATACTGGACTAAAGGGCGATATAACAGTTCCAACCTTGAAAAGGATACAGTTGAACTTATAAAAAAAACCACTTTAATGAGAAATGAGTTTGAGAAAAAAGGAGGAGCTGTAAAAAAAATCTCTGGAGATGTCAATCCAGCTGATTTAGGTTTCCATAAATAA
- a CDS encoding RelA/SpoT family protein, translating to MNKEMDEKSKVKNDWKMTDDEMGNTNVPVIINKSYDELLQQLTDTIKKNGLDVDMDKISEAFTLAYESHIGQKRKSGEDYILHPVEVAEILADMQMDTDTIVAGLLHDVVEDTLISLSDIEYSFGVNVKKLVDGVTKLRNLPRTNSKKLENIRKMVVAMSEDIRVVIIKLADRLHNMRTLKYMKPQKQLEKSKETLEIYAPIAHRIGMARIKWELEDISFRFLYPDDYYEIKELVNSKRKEREEYTAKFIEKIKEELKKNNINGEVTGRPKHLYSIYRKMHEKEKRFVDLHDLIAIRIIVEKKNECYNVLGIIHDLFIPVFKRFKDYISQSKPNGYQSIHTTVKGVNDQNVEIQIRTRKMHEIAEEGVAAHWKYKDKKSKSKNEKFYADAKKLTDSVQRKIDEKEQKGFAQEVTGDVLKQTIFVFTPKDDVVEMPRNSTALDFAFQVHTQIGYRTIGVKVNGRITQLNQVLKNGDKVEIMTSKNINKGPGKDWIEMVNNHSSRVKIRKWFKDREFEEKSKEGEQILEKEFERLGLKLKDMLEDERVFLYMKKFNIPDNKTLFYRFAIGDLSLDGFLNKFEKKEEKALEKVLEEETEKANRQKEKNGGIKISGTENTMYRFAKCCSPLPGDEIGGYVTRGRGIAIHRSDCENFISLMEKEPEREVDVYWDESAISANTTYEFNFTIKASDRNGLLLDIIRILNEYKMNLLNVNTNTFKENGNKRMLIHLRITIKSREDFERLSNNLKSMSEIIDIIKK from the coding sequence ATGAATAAGGAAATGGATGAAAAAAGCAAGGTAAAAAATGACTGGAAAATGACAGATGATGAAATGGGAAATACAAACGTTCCTGTAATAATAAATAAAAGCTATGATGAACTGCTGCAACAGTTGACGGATACAATTAAAAAAAATGGTCTAGATGTAGATATGGACAAGATTTCAGAGGCTTTTACACTCGCTTATGAGTCACATATCGGACAGAAGAGAAAAAGTGGAGAAGATTATATTCTACATCCTGTGGAAGTCGCAGAAATACTTGCTGATATGCAAATGGATACAGATACGATTGTGGCTGGACTGTTGCATGATGTGGTTGAAGATACGCTTATATCCCTTTCAGATATAGAATATAGCTTTGGAGTAAATGTGAAAAAACTCGTAGATGGTGTTACAAAACTTAGAAATTTGCCAAGAACAAATAGTAAAAAATTAGAAAATATACGAAAAATGGTTGTTGCAATGTCTGAGGATATTCGGGTTGTAATTATAAAATTGGCAGACAGGCTTCATAATATGAGAACGTTAAAATATATGAAACCTCAAAAACAGCTGGAAAAATCTAAAGAAACTCTTGAAATTTATGCACCAATTGCCCATAGAATCGGAATGGCTAGAATAAAATGGGAACTAGAAGATATAAGTTTTAGATTTTTGTATCCAGATGACTATTATGAAATTAAAGAACTTGTTAATTCCAAAAGAAAAGAACGTGAAGAATACACGGCAAAATTCATCGAAAAAATAAAGGAAGAGCTTAAAAAAAATAATATAAATGGAGAAGTTACTGGGCGTCCAAAACATTTATACAGCATTTACCGAAAAATGCACGAAAAGGAAAAAAGATTTGTGGATTTGCATGATTTAATCGCAATAAGAATTATCGTTGAGAAGAAAAATGAATGCTATAATGTGCTTGGAATAATTCACGATTTATTTATCCCTGTATTTAAACGTTTCAAGGATTATATCTCACAGTCAAAACCAAATGGTTACCAATCCATCCATACAACAGTAAAAGGAGTAAATGACCAAAATGTAGAGATTCAAATTAGAACAAGAAAAATGCACGAAATTGCAGAAGAAGGAGTTGCTGCACATTGGAAATACAAAGACAAAAAATCAAAATCTAAAAATGAAAAATTTTATGCAGATGCAAAAAAATTAACAGATTCTGTTCAAAGAAAAATAGATGAGAAGGAACAAAAGGGATTTGCCCAAGAAGTTACTGGAGATGTGCTTAAACAGACAATATTCGTATTTACGCCTAAAGATGATGTTGTGGAAATGCCTAGAAATTCAACTGCACTCGACTTTGCATTTCAAGTTCATACACAAATTGGGTACAGAACAATCGGAGTAAAGGTAAACGGAAGAATTACACAGCTTAATCAAGTGCTTAAAAACGGGGATAAAGTCGAAATTATGACTTCTAAAAATATTAATAAGGGACCTGGAAAAGACTGGATTGAAATGGTAAATAACCATAGTTCACGTGTAAAAATTAGAAAATGGTTCAAAGATAGGGAATTTGAAGAAAAGTCTAAAGAAGGGGAACAAATTTTAGAAAAAGAATTTGAAAGGCTTGGTTTAAAGTTAAAGGATATGCTTGAAGATGAACGTGTTTTCCTTTATATGAAAAAATTCAATATTCCTGATAATAAAACATTATTTTATAGATTCGCCATTGGAGATTTGTCACTTGACGGATTTTTGAATAAATTTGAGAAAAAGGAAGAAAAGGCTCTGGAAAAGGTGCTTGAGGAAGAAACAGAAAAGGCAAATAGACAAAAGGAAAAAAACGGCGGTATTAAAATATCTGGAACTGAAAACACAATGTACCGTTTTGCAAAATGCTGCAGTCCGCTTCCAGGTGATGAAATAGGTGGTTATGTAACGAGAGGTCGTGGAATTGCAATACATCGTTCAGATTGTGAAAATTTTATTTCCCTTATGGAAAAGGAACCTGAAAGAGAGGTTGACGTTTACTGGGATGAATCTGCAATATCTGCCAATACAACATACGAATTTAATTTTACAATAAAGGCTTCAGACCGAAACGGATTACTTCTAGATATAATCCGAATTTTAAACGAATATAAAATGAACCTTCTAAATGTAAATACAAATACCTTTAAAGAAAATGGGAACAAACGAATGCTCATACATTTAAGAATAACAATAAAAAGTCGTGAAGATTTTGAAAGATTGTCAAACAATTTAAAATCAATGTCGGAAATAATAGATATAATAAAAAAATAA
- the sufC gene encoding Fe-S cluster assembly ATPase SufC, whose protein sequence is MSLLELKNVRSEVEGKEILKGLNLTINKGEVHVIMGPNGAGKSTLASILVGHPKHELVSGDIILDGENINDAAVDERAKKGIFLSFQYPEEIPGLTVEDFLRTAKEAVTGEKQYLMQFHNELVEKMEKLHINPEYADRHLNVGFSGGEKKKNEILQMAVLEPKLAILDETDSGLDIDATKIVFEGVQKLKTKDTALLIITHYDKVLDYLKPDFVHILMNGKIVKTGGQELVERIEKEGYAKIKEELGL, encoded by the coding sequence ATGAGTTTGTTAGAATTAAAAAATGTAAGATCGGAAGTAGAAGGAAAAGAAATCCTAAAGGGATTAAATTTAACTATAAATAAAGGGGAAGTTCACGTAATTATGGGACCTAATGGGGCTGGAAAATCAACGCTTGCAAGTATTCTTGTGGGACATCCAAAGCATGAACTGGTTTCTGGGGATATTATTCTGGATGGAGAAAATATTAATGATGCTGCTGTAGATGAAAGGGCTAAAAAGGGGATTTTCCTATCATTCCAATATCCAGAGGAAATACCAGGGCTTACTGTGGAGGATTTCTTGAGAACGGCAAAGGAAGCTGTTACTGGGGAAAAACAATATTTGATGCAATTTCACAATGAGTTGGTGGAAAAAATGGAAAAACTTCATATAAATCCTGAATATGCAGATAGACATCTGAATGTTGGATTCTCTGGTGGAGAAAAGAAAAAGAATGAAATTTTGCAAATGGCAGTTTTAGAACCGAAATTGGCTATTCTGGATGAAACTGATTCTGGGCTTGACATTGATGCGACAAAGATTGTATTTGAAGGAGTTCAAAAGTTAAAGACTAAGGATACAGCTTTGCTTATAATTACTCACTATGATAAAGTTCTTGACTATTTGAAGCCTGATTTTGTTCATATTTTAATGAATGGAAAGATTGTAAAGACAGGCGGACAAGAATTAGTGGAAAGAATTGAAAAAGAAGGTTATGCTAAAATAAAAGAAGAATTAGGATTATAA
- the sufB gene encoding Fe-S cluster assembly protein SufB encodes MESVGIMENRKKTYIADIERGVYDIKDEEHYRYKVEKGLTPEIIKKISERKNEPEWMREFRLKALEVYNSKPMTDWGPDLSDLDMNDIVHYLEPDSAPMNENWDDVPSYIRDTFDRLGIPEAEKQSLAGVGAQYDSEVVYHSVHKELEEQGVIYTDIETAIVKYGDMLKEYFMTLITVNDHKFAALHGAVWSGGSFIYVPKGVKVKMPLQSYFRLNAPEAGQFEHTLIIVDEGADLHFIEGCSAPKYQKNALHAGAVELFVRKGARLRYSTIENWSRNMYNLNTKRALVEEDGVIEWVSGSFGSRVSMLYPMSILKGDRSRCEFTGVTFAAAGQYLDTGCKIIHQGKNTSSTVHSKSISKNGGTAFYRGLLKVLPEATGTRSTVECESLMLDNESTSDTIPIIDINNDSVDIGHEAKIGRISDEAIFYLMSRGISEDEAKAMIVRGFVEPISKELPLEYAVELNKLIELELEGTIG; translated from the coding sequence ATGGAAAGTGTGGGAATAATGGAAAATAGAAAAAAAACATATATTGCGGATATTGAGCGTGGTGTTTATGATATAAAGGATGAAGAGCATTATAGATATAAAGTTGAAAAAGGGCTTACTCCAGAAATTATTAAAAAAATTTCAGAAAGAAAAAATGAGCCTGAATGGATGAGGGAATTTAGATTAAAGGCATTGGAAGTTTATAATTCAAAGCCAATGACTGATTGGGGTCCAGATTTATCAGACCTTGACATGAATGACATTGTACATTATTTAGAGCCTGATTCGGCACCAATGAATGAAAATTGGGATGATGTGCCAAGCTATATAAGGGATACATTTGACAGGCTTGGTATTCCAGAAGCTGAAAAGCAGTCACTTGCGGGAGTAGGAGCACAGTATGACTCTGAAGTGGTTTATCACAGCGTTCATAAGGAACTGGAAGAACAAGGAGTGATTTATACAGATATTGAAACAGCAATTGTAAAATATGGAGATATGCTAAAGGAATATTTTATGACATTAATTACAGTCAATGACCATAAATTCGCAGCATTGCACGGAGCAGTATGGTCTGGAGGATCATTTATTTATGTTCCAAAAGGAGTAAAGGTAAAAATGCCATTGCAGTCATATTTTAGGCTAAATGCACCAGAAGCTGGACAATTTGAACATACCCTTATAATTGTTGATGAAGGAGCAGATTTACATTTTATCGAAGGATGTTCAGCACCTAAATATCAAAAAAATGCATTACATGCAGGAGCAGTAGAACTTTTTGTTAGAAAAGGGGCAAGATTAAGATATTCTACGATTGAAAACTGGTCAAGAAATATGTATAACTTAAATACAAAAAGAGCATTGGTGGAAGAAGACGGAGTAATAGAATGGGTGTCAGGATCATTTGGATCAAGAGTTTCTATGCTTTATCCAATGAGTATTTTAAAGGGAGATCGTTCAAGATGTGAATTTACAGGAGTTACATTTGCTGCAGCTGGGCAATATTTAGACACAGGATGTAAAATTATTCATCAGGGGAAAAATACAAGCTCGACAGTTCATTCAAAATCTATTTCAAAAAATGGAGGAACAGCTTTTTACAGAGGACTTTTAAAAGTTCTGCCAGAAGCAACGGGAACAAGATCAACTGTAGAATGTGAATCATTAATGCTGGATAATGAATCAACTTCAGATACAATACCAATAATTGATATAAATAACGACAGTGTGGATATTGGACATGAAGCAAAAATTGGAAGAATAAGTGATGAAGCAATATTTTATTTGATGTCAAGAGGTATTAGCGAAGATGAGGCAAAGGCGATGATTGTAAGAGGATTCGTTGAGCCAATTTCAAAAGAATTACCGCTTGAATATGCAGTTGAATTGAATAAGCTGATTGAATTGGAACTTGAAGGGACAATTGGATAA
- the sufD gene encoding Fe-S cluster assembly protein SufD — protein sequence MLEKSSIQNLDNSDYRLKIFEEYKTLEKVNWKRVGYQYEEPEAFKEFNNLEIKNENQDGVVIKNISESLEELEKLKNDNDYGLGDFFKKQNFAFYNEGKYLKIRERKKIDKPIYLNYHTNKENNFLVDYNVIEVEDFAKVTVIINYDSLDETPVYHNGIIKVVTGRNSEVKIIKIQTLNTKSSNFESSKIETMGQGKTEYYSVELGGKINAISHKSYLEEDSSEVYVWPAYLADEDRKLDLEYSVVFRGRRTIGELQARGAVKDTAKKVFRGNLYFKQGSSKSEGREGEFAILLNDEIKADSIPTLFCSEDDVIGEHAASVGKVDEAKLFYLMSRGLSESRAKKLIVESSFRPIMDNIDDEKLRDKLFDELERRI from the coding sequence ATGTTAGAAAAATCAAGCATACAGAATCTTGATAACAGCGATTACAGATTAAAAATCTTTGAAGAATATAAAACGCTTGAAAAGGTTAATTGGAAAAGAGTAGGCTACCAGTATGAAGAACCTGAAGCATTTAAGGAATTTAATAATTTGGAAATAAAAAATGAAAATCAGGATGGAGTTGTTATAAAAAATATAAGTGAATCGTTAGAAGAATTGGAAAAATTGAAAAATGACAATGATTATGGATTAGGAGATTTTTTCAAAAAGCAAAATTTTGCTTTTTATAACGAAGGGAAATATTTGAAAATTAGAGAAAGAAAAAAAATTGATAAGCCAATTTATTTAAATTATCATACAAATAAGGAAAATAACTTTTTAGTTGACTATAATGTAATTGAAGTGGAAGATTTTGCAAAAGTTACAGTAATTATTAATTATGATTCACTAGATGAAACACCAGTTTATCATAATGGAATTATCAAAGTGGTTACTGGAAGAAATTCAGAAGTAAAAATTATAAAAATACAGACATTAAATACCAAAAGCTCTAATTTTGAATCATCAAAAATTGAAACAATGGGACAAGGAAAAACCGAATATTATAGCGTTGAATTAGGTGGGAAAATTAATGCGATAAGCCATAAATCATATCTTGAAGAAGATTCATCAGAAGTTTATGTATGGCCTGCATATCTTGCTGATGAAGACAGAAAGCTGGACTTGGAATATTCGGTAGTATTTCGTGGACGTAGAACGATTGGGGAGCTTCAGGCAAGGGGAGCTGTAAAGGATACTGCTAAAAAGGTATTCCGTGGAAACCTTTACTTTAAGCAAGGTTCTAGCAAGTCTGAAGGACGTGAAGGAGAATTTGCGATTTTATTAAATGATGAAATAAAAGCTGATTCCATTCCAACGTTATTTTGTAGTGAAGATGACGTTATTGGAGAACATGCGGCTTCTGTTGGGAAAGTTGACGAAGCTAAGTTATTTTATTTAATGAGCCGTGGACTCTCTGAAAGCAGGGCAAAAAAATTAATAGTCGAATCTTCATTCCGTCCAATAATGGATAACATTGATGATGAAAAATTGAGAGATAAATTATTTGATGAATTGGAAAGAAGAATTTAA
- a CDS encoding SufS family cysteine desulfurase: MDYRKEFPIFKNRDSHYLDTAATSQKPKRVLDKIMEYYEKYNGNPGRGSHTLSMEASNLMANARKTVQKFINAKYDKEVIFTKNTTESINLIAYSYGIEFINENDEIILGVSNHHANIVPWQFVAEKKNAKIKFVYLTENGQFDIEDFKSKLSDKTKLVAVSAVVNVTGVIQPIKEIIEITRNRNKNALVLVDAAQSMLHFRHDVQDFDADFLVFSGHKLFTPMGIGVMYGKKELLEKMPPFLYGGDMIEFVTEQKSTFAQLPNKFEGGTQNVEGAVTLEEAINFIEEISYEKINEIENSLTKNALEKLKKLDFVETYFTKDVEHTGIIAFNVKNVHSHDVAFILDSYDVAVRSGHHCAQPLMNYLGIPSCCRASFSIYNNEEDIDKLIEGLLKVKEVFGL; encoded by the coding sequence ATGGATTATAGAAAAGAATTTCCAATATTTAAAAATAGAGATAGCCATTATCTAGATACAGCGGCAACTTCACAAAAGCCAAAAAGAGTCCTAGATAAAATTATGGAATATTATGAAAAATATAATGGAAATCCAGGACGTGGTTCACATACATTGTCTATGGAAGCCTCAAATTTAATGGCAAATGCACGTAAAACTGTACAAAAGTTCATTAATGCAAAATACGATAAGGAAGTTATTTTTACAAAAAATACGACAGAATCAATTAATTTAATAGCTTATTCCTATGGAATAGAATTTATAAATGAAAATGATGAAATAATACTGGGAGTTTCCAATCATCATGCAAATATTGTGCCGTGGCAATTTGTGGCAGAAAAGAAAAATGCCAAGATAAAATTTGTATATCTTACTGAAAATGGACAGTTTGATATTGAAGATTTTAAAAGTAAATTGTCTGATAAAACAAAACTTGTGGCAGTTTCTGCCGTGGTAAATGTTACAGGAGTTATTCAGCCGATAAAAGAGATTATCGAAATCACACGTAATAGAAATAAAAATGCACTTGTTCTTGTAGACGCTGCACAGTCAATGCTGCACTTTAGACATGATGTTCAAGATTTCGATGCAGATTTTCTTGTATTTTCAGGGCATAAACTGTTTACACCGATGGGAATTGGAGTTATGTATGGAAAAAAGGAGCTTCTTGAGAAAATGCCGCCTTTTTTGTATGGTGGAGATATGATTGAGTTTGTAACAGAGCAAAAATCAACATTTGCACAGCTTCCTAATAAGTTTGAAGGTGGGACTCAAAATGTGGAAGGAGCTGTAACTTTGGAGGAAGCGATTAATTTTATTGAGGAAATAAGTTATGAGAAAATCAATGAAATTGAAAATTCACTTACAAAAAATGCTTTGGAGAAATTGAAAAAATTGGATTTTGTCGAAACATATTTTACAAAGGATGTTGAACATACTGGAATTATTGCCTTTAACGTGAAAAATGTACATTCCCACGATGTGGCATTTATATTGGATTCTTATGATGTGGCAGTTCGTTCAGGACATCATTGTGCTCAGCCTTTGATGAACTATCTAGGAATACCGTCGTGCTGCCGTGCTAGTTTTAGCATTTACAATAACGAAGAGGATATTGATAAATTGATAGAAGGGCTTTTAAAAGTAAAAGAAGTTTTTGGATTATAG
- the sufU gene encoding Fe-S cluster assembly sulfur transfer protein SufU, giving the protein MNLEKIYQQTILEYSRRRELNREIENPTFAERGHNPNCGDDLTLEIKTDENDIIEDAAFIGSGCAISTASMAMLIDLIKGKTMKEAKEKVDLFFKMMKQEEKLTREESKKLGDAVLMEYVAQMPARVKCATLSWHSLKVIVEKSGIQEQ; this is encoded by the coding sequence ATGAATTTAGAAAAAATTTATCAGCAGACAATACTAGAATACAGTAGACGTAGAGAATTAAACCGTGAAATTGAAAATCCGACATTTGCTGAAAGAGGGCATAATCCAAACTGTGGAGATGACTTAACTTTGGAAATAAAAACTGATGAAAATGACATAATAGAAGATGCTGCATTTATCGGTTCTGGATGTGCTATTTCAACAGCTTCTATGGCTATGCTGATTGACTTGATAAAAGGAAAGACAATGAAAGAGGCAAAAGAAAAGGTAGATTTATTTTTTAAAATGATGAAGCAGGAGGAAAAGCTGACAAGGGAAGAAAGTAAAAAATTAGGAGATGCGGTACTTATGGAGTATGTAGCTCAAATGCCTGCAAGGGTCAAATGTGCTACATTGAGTTGGCACTCACTAAAGGTAATTGTGGAAAAGAGCGGAATACAAGAACAATAA